In Salinigranum marinum, one DNA window encodes the following:
- a CDS encoding radical SAM protein produces the protein MATSDRELSTTTSLCPTCLARVPGTYEARDDAVYLSRDCPEHGISRRKVWDSLDHWEWAGEFSPDVPERDPPERDDGSDLAVDNDHACLAVVEVTQACNLSCSYCFASSGPGGRELAFGEVVNLLDVVLDSGGPRPIQFSGGEPTIRDDLPELVETAVRKGFDHVEVNTNGIVLAREDGYADRLVEAGVTAIYLQFDGLRAETYREIRDADVLEDKHAAIEACRRADLPVILVPTVVPGVNDDEMGAIVEFAVANRDVVRSVNFQPVSHFGRYADVDANGRFSLDTAATRLAEQLDALEPRDLLPAPCCSAYCQSGTALVPTGDGDSDDADDLVPLTRFLDQGLWRSVLGGVDEADWMEFLAKTDVGRESACGMSGCCGPVSPSTEETTDLFDSVLPVTLTGFMDVDAADVERLGNCCLSVPTPGGELVPFCGYNMTTDDGAYALRSRYGWGGRERVAPGSELEPEPELRSESDDD, from the coding sequence ATGGCAACTTCTGACAGGGAGCTCTCGACGACGACGAGCCTCTGCCCCACCTGTCTCGCACGCGTCCCCGGCACGTACGAGGCGCGCGACGATGCCGTCTACCTCTCCCGGGACTGTCCCGAACACGGAATCAGTCGCCGCAAAGTGTGGGACTCGCTCGACCACTGGGAGTGGGCCGGCGAGTTCAGCCCCGACGTCCCCGAGCGTGACCCGCCCGAGCGCGACGACGGGAGCGACCTCGCGGTCGACAACGATCACGCCTGTCTCGCCGTCGTCGAGGTGACCCAGGCGTGTAACCTCTCGTGTTCGTACTGTTTCGCCAGTTCGGGCCCGGGCGGGCGCGAACTCGCCTTCGGCGAGGTCGTCAACCTGCTCGACGTCGTGCTCGACAGCGGCGGCCCTCGTCCGATCCAGTTTTCGGGCGGGGAGCCAACGATCCGCGACGACCTGCCCGAGCTCGTCGAGACGGCGGTACGGAAGGGGTTCGACCACGTCGAGGTCAACACGAACGGGATCGTCCTCGCCCGCGAGGACGGCTACGCCGACCGGCTCGTCGAGGCGGGCGTCACCGCGATATACCTCCAGTTCGACGGGCTCCGGGCGGAGACCTACCGCGAGATCCGCGACGCCGACGTCCTCGAAGACAAACACGCGGCGATCGAGGCGTGTCGCCGCGCCGACCTGCCGGTGATCCTCGTGCCGACCGTAGTTCCGGGGGTCAACGACGACGAGATGGGGGCGATCGTCGAGTTCGCCGTGGCGAACCGCGACGTGGTGCGTTCGGTCAACTTCCAGCCGGTCTCGCACTTCGGTCGCTACGCCGACGTCGACGCCAACGGCCGCTTCTCGCTCGACACGGCGGCGACGCGCCTGGCCGAACAGCTCGACGCGCTCGAACCGAGAGATCTCCTGCCGGCCCCCTGCTGTTCGGCGTACTGCCAGTCGGGGACGGCGCTCGTCCCGACGGGGGACGGCGACAGCGACGACGCAGACGACCTGGTCCCGCTGACGCGCTTTCTCGACCAGGGGCTCTGGCGGTCGGTCCTCGGGGGCGTCGACGAGGCCGACTGGATGGAGTTCCTCGCGAAGACCGACGTCGGCCGCGAGAGCGCCTGCGGTATGAGCGGCTGTTGCGGCCCCGTGAGCCCCTCGACGGAGGAGACGACAGATCTGTTCGACTCGGTGCTCCCCGTCACGCTCACCGGCTTCATGGACGTCGACGCCGCCGACGTCGAGCGGCTGGGCAACTGCTGTCTCTCCGTCCCCACGCCCGGTGGGGAGCTGGTCCCCTTCTGTGGGTACAACATGACGACCGACGACGGCGCGTACGCCCTTCGGTCGAGATACGGCTGGGGCGGGCGCGAGCGCGTCGCCCCAGGGTCGGAACTGGAGCCGGAGCCCGAACTCCGGTCGGAGAGCGACGATGACTGA
- a CDS encoding class I SAM-dependent methyltransferase, which yields MLNVLDAAMADPWGVLRTVLGDPLHPGGEDATRALLDRAGVTRGTRLLDVGCGAGGSLALANERGASAVGLDHDPRGSGTVRGELASLPFRDASVDVVLAECVLCLADLDRGLAEARRVLDAGGRLALSDVVVAGDLLDLPSGLTEALCLSSARERERLLGRVAAASFSVESVADHREDLLAMRDRAASRVDYAGLLGAFGERGRRLRTGIEELEAAVEDGRVGYVSVVATAE from the coding sequence GTGCTGAACGTTCTCGACGCGGCGATGGCCGACCCCTGGGGGGTGCTCAGGACGGTCCTGGGCGACCCGCTCCACCCGGGCGGGGAGGACGCCACGCGGGCACTGCTCGACCGCGCGGGCGTCACGCGGGGGACGCGACTCCTCGACGTCGGCTGCGGCGCGGGCGGATCGCTCGCGCTCGCCAACGAACGCGGTGCCAGCGCGGTCGGCCTCGACCACGACCCGCGCGGCTCGGGGACCGTCCGGGGGGAACTGGCGTCTCTGCCGTTCCGCGACGCGAGTGTCGACGTCGTGCTCGCCGAGTGCGTGCTGTGTCTCGCGGACCTCGATCGGGGGCTCGCGGAAGCCCGCCGCGTCCTCGACGCCGGCGGGCGACTCGCCCTGTCGGACGTGGTCGTCGCGGGGGATCTGCTCGACCTTCCGTCCGGGCTGACGGAGGCGCTCTGCCTCTCCAGCGCGCGCGAGCGCGAGCGGCTCCTCGGGCGCGTCGCGGCGGCGAGCTTTTCGGTCGAGAGCGTCGCGGACCACCGCGAGGACCTGCTGGCGATGCGCGACCGTGCTGCGAGTCGGGTGGACTACGCCGGGCTCCTCGGGGCGTTCGGCGAGCGCGGTCGACGGCTCCGTACCGGGATCGAGGAGCTGGAGGCGGCGGTCGAGGACGGTCGCGTGGGGTACGTCTCGGTCGTCGCCACAGCCGAGTGA
- a CDS encoding universal stress protein, with the protein MTRILVAIDGSDTAQEAFSFALDRHADADLTAIAVVDPTAFAQGTVEMAQPNVDAWREKAEGEIGSVLDEAVDQAEAAGVALETELVYGSAARAIVNYAEENDFDQIIVGSHGRDGVSRVLLGSVAETVVRRSSVPVTVVR; encoded by the coding sequence ATGACACGTATCCTCGTCGCGATCGACGGCTCCGACACTGCCCAGGAAGCGTTCTCGTTCGCGCTCGATCGCCACGCTGACGCCGACCTGACCGCCATCGCGGTGGTCGACCCGACGGCGTTCGCCCAGGGCACAGTGGAGATGGCACAGCCGAACGTCGACGCCTGGCGCGAGAAGGCCGAGGGGGAGATCGGTTCCGTCCTCGACGAGGCCGTGGACCAGGCCGAGGCGGCCGGTGTCGCGCTGGAGACGGAACTCGTCTACGGCTCGGCCGCCCGGGCGATCGTCAACTACGCCGAGGAGAACGACTTCGATCAGATCATCGTCGGGAGCCACGGCCGCGACGGCGTCTCCCGCGTCCTCCTCGGGAGCGTCGCCGAGACGGTCGTCCGACGGTCGTCCGTTCCAGTGACCGTCGTCCGGTAA
- a CDS encoding AzlD domain-containing protein, with product MTDAFVVATAYGPLSVWTAIVAVGVATYLVRLSFIYLFGRIDAVPPAVTRALRYVPAAVLAALVVPSIVSVEPTVVGTLTADRLLAGAAATIVAWRTGDVTATIVVGLVALWLVRFVVPV from the coding sequence GTGACCGACGCGTTCGTGGTCGCGACCGCGTACGGCCCGCTGAGCGTCTGGACGGCGATCGTCGCGGTCGGCGTGGCGACCTACCTCGTTCGGCTCTCGTTCATCTACCTGTTCGGCCGGATCGACGCGGTGCCACCGGCCGTGACGCGTGCGCTACGGTACGTCCCCGCCGCGGTGCTCGCCGCGCTCGTCGTACCGAGCATCGTCTCCGTCGAGCCCACGGTCGTCGGCACGCTCACCGCCGATCGCCTCCTCGCGGGGGCGGCCGCGACGATCGTCGCCTGGCGCACGGGTGACGTCACGGCGACCATCGTCGTCGGACTGGTCGCGCTCTGGCTCGTCCGGTTCGTCGTCCCGGTGTGA
- a CDS encoding AzlC family ABC transporter permease: MARLPPPVRAGVRASLPLLVGIVPFGLVAGVAAVDAGLSPVAALGMSVVVFAGAAQLAIIDLLRSDTPLFVVVLTGVVINLRMLMYSASIAPYFQRYRSRWKAVLAYFLTDQAYAVAIARYTADEPDDEAAGHDRERDGSTTPEADADDPAGGRDWFYLGVGASVWVVWVVATAVGVGLGRGVPDAWGLDFAVPLVFLALLVPRLEDRPTTAAGLAAGVVALAGTGLPYQLGLPVAAIVGVGVGLAVERGAGQ, translated from the coding sequence ATGGCTCGCCTTCCACCCCCCGTCCGAGCCGGGGTGCGCGCGTCGCTCCCCCTCCTCGTCGGCATCGTCCCGTTCGGCCTCGTCGCGGGTGTCGCCGCGGTCGACGCGGGGCTCTCGCCGGTCGCGGCACTCGGGATGTCGGTCGTCGTCTTCGCCGGGGCCGCCCAGCTGGCGATCATCGACCTCCTGCGGAGCGACACGCCGCTTTTCGTCGTCGTCCTCACCGGCGTCGTCATCAACCTCCGGATGCTCATGTACTCGGCCTCGATCGCCCCGTACTTCCAGCGGTACCGATCGCGCTGGAAGGCCGTGCTCGCGTACTTCCTCACGGACCAGGCGTACGCCGTCGCGATCGCGCGGTACACGGCTGACGAGCCCGACGACGAGGCGGCCGGCCACGACCGAGAGCGGGACGGATCGACGACGCCAGAGGCGGACGCCGACGATCCGGCGGGCGGGCGGGACTGGTTCTACCTCGGCGTCGGGGCGAGCGTCTGGGTCGTCTGGGTCGTCGCCACCGCCGTCGGCGTCGGCCTCGGGCGGGGCGTCCCCGACGCCTGGGGACTCGACTTCGCCGTCCCGCTCGTCTTTCTCGCACTCCTCGTGCCGCGGCTCGAGGACCGTCCGACCACCGCCGCGGGCCTCGCCGCGGGTGTCGTCGCGCTCGCCGGGACCGGGCTGCCGTACCAACTCGGGCTCCCGGTCGCCGCGATCGTCGGCGTCGGCGTCGGGCTCGCGGTCGAACGGGGGGCCGGCCAGTGA
- a CDS encoding ubiquitin-like small modifier protein 1, with protein sequence MQITLKFFATFREIVGSKTIEREFADGTTVGEVLRGLETEYEALGGELLVDGDLKPQINVLKNGREVLHIDGIDTSVDDGDTVSVFPPVAGGIE encoded by the coding sequence ATGCAGATCACGCTGAAGTTCTTCGCTACCTTCCGGGAGATCGTCGGCTCGAAGACCATCGAGCGCGAGTTCGCCGACGGGACGACCGTCGGAGAGGTGCTCCGCGGCCTGGAGACGGAGTACGAGGCGCTCGGCGGCGAACTCCTCGTCGACGGCGATCTCAAGCCGCAGATCAACGTGCTGAAGAACGGACGAGAGGTATTACACATAGACGGGATCGACACGTCTGTCGACGACGGCGACACGGTGAGCGTCTTCCCGCCGGTGGCCGGGGGGATCGAATGA
- a CDS encoding hydantoinase B/oxoprolinase family protein, whose product MNATLVRTGYSPNIKERRDCSCALFDAAGEMISQAETMPVHLGAMPFSVAAAVKRFPPAELEPGDSVLLNDPFRGGAHLPDLTLVSPVFVDGDVVAYAANRAHHADIGGSRAGSVAADSTEIYQEGLRIPPVKFASRGTVDEDVLSMILANVRTPDERRGDLRAQEAANATGRRRFSALAEKYGDTLAPALAEIKDYSERRMRAEIESLPDGTYTFEDVLDDDGKGNEDLPVRAAVTVDDDEVHVDFAGTAPQTAGPINAVFAVTASATYYAVRCVTDPSIPPNHGCYRPITVETPERSLVDPEPPAAVVGGNLETSQRVTDVVLGAFAEADVSRVLAGSQGTMNNVTFGGTDPRRAAGDDGAAETVGSPYAFYETQGGGFGGRDGKDGMDGVHVHMSNTRNTPVEVLETAYPLRVERYELRPDSGGAGRFRGGLGLRRDIAVRGHTATFSLLADRQRHAPYGLAGGADGEPGVASRIDADAGPDDGDDGVRIPGKSTHDLPPGTTVSLRTPGAGGYGAPREREPAALADDLRQGKVTESAARASYGDDLVDAARELLAADD is encoded by the coding sequence ATGAACGCCACCCTCGTCCGGACGGGCTACTCGCCGAACATCAAGGAGCGCCGCGACTGCTCGTGTGCGCTGTTCGACGCCGCGGGGGAGATGATCTCCCAGGCCGAGACCATGCCCGTCCACCTCGGTGCGATGCCCTTCTCCGTGGCCGCGGCCGTCAAGCGCTTCCCGCCAGCCGAGCTCGAACCGGGCGACTCGGTCCTGCTCAACGACCCGTTCCGCGGCGGGGCACACCTGCCGGATCTCACGCTCGTCTCGCCGGTGTTCGTCGACGGCGACGTGGTCGCCTACGCGGCCAACCGCGCCCACCACGCCGACATCGGCGGCTCGCGAGCGGGCTCGGTCGCCGCGGACTCGACCGAGATCTACCAGGAGGGCCTGCGCATCCCGCCGGTGAAGTTCGCGTCGAGAGGAACCGTCGACGAGGACGTCCTGTCGATGATCCTCGCCAACGTCCGCACGCCCGACGAGCGCCGCGGCGACCTCCGCGCGCAGGAGGCCGCCAACGCGACCGGTCGCCGCCGTTTTTCCGCGCTCGCCGAGAAGTACGGCGACACGCTCGCGCCGGCGCTGGCGGAGATCAAAGACTACTCCGAGCGGCGGATGCGCGCCGAGATCGAGTCGCTCCCGGACGGGACGTACACGTTCGAGGACGTCCTCGACGACGACGGCAAGGGCAACGAGGACCTCCCGGTCCGCGCGGCCGTGACGGTCGACGACGACGAGGTCCACGTCGACTTCGCCGGGACCGCACCGCAGACCGCGGGCCCGATCAACGCCGTCTTCGCGGTGACGGCGTCGGCGACCTACTACGCCGTGCGGTGCGTGACGGACCCGTCCATCCCACCGAACCACGGCTGTTACCGCCCCATCACCGTCGAGACCCCCGAACGGAGCCTCGTCGACCCGGAGCCGCCCGCCGCCGTCGTCGGGGGGAACCTCGAGACCTCCCAGCGCGTGACCGACGTCGTCCTCGGCGCGTTCGCCGAGGCGGACGTCTCGCGGGTGCTCGCCGGGTCGCAGGGGACGATGAACAACGTCACCTTCGGCGGCACGGACCCCCGTAGGGCCGCGGGGGACGACGGCGCGGCCGAGACGGTCGGCTCGCCCTACGCCTTCTACGAGACGCAGGGAGGCGGCTTCGGCGGTCGCGACGGGAAGGATGGCATGGACGGCGTCCACGTCCACATGTCGAACACGCGGAACACGCCCGTCGAGGTGCTCGAAACCGCCTACCCGCTCCGCGTCGAGCGGTACGAACTCCGCCCGGACTCCGGGGGCGCGGGTCGGTTCCGCGGCGGCCTCGGCCTCCGTCGGGATATCGCGGTCCGCGGCCACACGGCGACGTTCTCGCTGCTGGCGGATCGACAGCGACACGCGCCCTACGGGCTCGCCGGCGGCGCGGACGGCGAACCGGGGGTGGCCTCCCGGATCGACGCCGACGCCGGTCCGGACGACGGGGACGACGGCGTGCGCATCCCGGGAAAGTCGACGCACGACCTGCCGCCGGGGACGACGGTGAGCCTCCGAACCCCGGGCGCGGGCGGGTACGGAGCCCCGAGAGAGCGTGAGCCGGCCGCCCTGGCCGACGACCTCAGACAGGGCAAGGTGACCGAGTCCGCGGCGCGAGCGAGCTACGGCGACGACCTGGTCGACGCCGCCCGCGAGCTGCTGGCGGCCGACGACTGA
- a CDS encoding hydantoinase/oxoprolinase family protein: MSTAEESDVRVGVDVGGTFTDLVTIRDGRVRVSKTPSTPAAPERGVIDGLRDVEARDGVTPGAVVFLGHGTTVATNAVLEGEWADTALVTTEGFRDVLEIGRQARPDIYDFQAEKPTPVVERHRRFEVPERLDERGQVVKPLDEAAVRALADDLSAVESVAVSLLYPFEDDSHERRVRELLREEGVDASFSLSSSVLPEIREYERTLTTALNAALKPVMDRYVGDLESEIDAIGVDAPLKVMQSNGGIITADTARERPVNTLLSGPAAGVQGATYVASRGGYDDVITMDMGGTSCDVSLVEGGDPLVSTDVEVGEYPVSVPMVDIHTVGAGGGSIAWVDAGGALRVGPKSAGADPGPVCYGRGGARPTITDAHAVLGRIDPASFLADGLDTASTDVERAVERHVADDLGVDVETAAQGILDVANANMERALRVVSIERGHDPREFGLVAFGGAGPLHAPKLAAELDIPCVVVPRTAGVLSALGLLISDILYDHSASRVRRLDGVDADELTETFASFVARGRRQLEAEGLAPEAMRFEPSMDLRYVGQSFELRVPAPADVDEAALATVRERFHERHRKRYGHAYPEEPVELVTLRLRARGVVETPELRPEGSRGSVDDARLERRPVVYDGEPCDTPVYDRTRLPTGSTFGGPAVVEGRESTTVVHPGQRVRVDGDANLIVEVDA, from the coding sequence ATGAGCACGGCCGAGGAGAGCGACGTGCGCGTCGGCGTCGACGTCGGCGGGACGTTCACCGACCTCGTCACGATCCGCGACGGACGAGTCCGCGTCTCGAAGACGCCGTCGACGCCCGCCGCCCCCGAACGGGGGGTCATCGACGGCCTCCGGGACGTCGAGGCGCGGGACGGCGTCACCCCCGGAGCCGTCGTGTTCCTCGGCCACGGCACGACCGTCGCGACCAACGCCGTGCTCGAGGGCGAGTGGGCCGACACCGCCCTCGTCACCACCGAGGGGTTCCGCGACGTGCTCGAGATCGGCCGGCAGGCCCGCCCGGACATCTACGACTTCCAGGCCGAAAAGCCCACACCGGTCGTCGAACGCCACCGGCGCTTCGAGGTGCCGGAACGCCTCGACGAGCGCGGGCAAGTGGTGAAGCCGCTCGACGAGGCCGCCGTTCGCGCGCTGGCGGACGACCTGTCTGCGGTCGAGAGCGTCGCCGTCTCGCTGTTGTACCCCTTCGAGGACGACAGCCACGAGCGCCGCGTCCGCGAACTGCTCAGGGAGGAAGGCGTCGACGCCTCCTTCTCGCTGTCGTCGAGCGTGCTCCCGGAGATCCGCGAGTACGAACGCACGCTGACGACGGCGCTGAACGCCGCGCTCAAACCGGTGATGGACCGCTACGTCGGCGACCTCGAGTCCGAAATCGACGCCATCGGCGTCGACGCGCCGCTGAAGGTCATGCAGTCGAACGGCGGCATCATCACGGCCGACACGGCCCGCGAGCGGCCGGTGAACACGCTCCTGTCGGGGCCCGCGGCGGGCGTCCAGGGGGCCACCTACGTGGCGTCCCGCGGGGGGTACGACGACGTCATCACGATGGACATGGGCGGGACCTCCTGTGACGTCTCCCTGGTCGAGGGGGGCGACCCGCTCGTCTCGACCGACGTCGAGGTGGGTGAGTATCCCGTCTCGGTGCCGATGGTCGACATCCACACCGTGGGTGCCGGCGGCGGCTCCATCGCGTGGGTCGACGCCGGCGGCGCGCTCCGCGTCGGCCCGAAGTCGGCGGGGGCCGATCCCGGCCCGGTCTGTTACGGCCGCGGTGGAGCCCGCCCCACGATCACGGACGCCCACGCCGTCCTGGGACGCATCGACCCCGCGTCGTTCCTCGCGGACGGACTCGACACGGCGTCCACCGACGTCGAGCGCGCGGTCGAGCGCCACGTCGCCGACGACCTCGGCGTCGACGTCGAGACGGCCGCACAGGGCATCCTCGACGTCGCGAACGCGAACATGGAGCGGGCCTTGCGGGTGGTCTCGATCGAGCGCGGCCACGACCCCCGTGAGTTCGGCCTCGTCGCCTTCGGCGGGGCCGGGCCGCTCCACGCGCCGAAGCTCGCGGCCGAACTCGACATCCCCTGCGTCGTGGTCCCGCGGACGGCCGGGGTCCTCTCGGCACTCGGGCTCCTCATCAGCGACATCCTCTACGACCACTCCGCCTCCCGCGTCCGTCGCCTGGACGGGGTCGACGCGGACGAACTCACAGAGACATTCGCGTCGTTCGTCGCGAGGGGCCGGCGACAGCTCGAAGCCGAGGGGCTCGCTCCCGAGGCGATGCGGTTCGAGCCGTCGATGGATCTCCGGTACGTCGGCCAGTCGTTCGAGCTGCGCGTTCCGGCCCCCGCCGACGTGGACGAGGCCGCGCTGGCGACGGTCCGCGAGCGCTTCCACGAACGTCACCGCAAGCGGTACGGCCACGCGTACCCCGAGGAGCCGGTCGAACTCGTAACCCTCAGGCTGCGCGCGCGCGGCGTCGTCGAGACGCCGGAGCTCCGCCCCGAAGGGTCACGGGGCTCCGTCGACGACGCCCGCCTCGAACGACGCCCCGTGGTGTACGACGGCGAGCCGTGCGACACGCCGGTGTACGACCGGACGCGCCTGCCGACGGGGTCGACGTTCGGCGGCCCGGCCGTCGTCGAAGGGCGCGAGTCGACGACCGTCGTCCACCCCGGCCAGCGGGTGCGCGTGGACGGGGACGCTAACCTGATCGTGGAGGTGGACGCGTGA
- the arcS gene encoding archaeosine synthase subunit alpha, with translation MTDYFEVHARDGAARIGELRLSTPLTTPALADEVVVDAGSLWSEGRTAPEGSDEALTVLPHRAFPAGTRAEVQESFAVQYPDVDFPSAAVVTAETATDHGADAYVLGDATGVVGHASAFVDSIRAVRESTPADTALYLAGVATPANVATLVFAGVDLVDGKRARVKGRQGRYLATDGEYFLEDLDELPCACPACQGPRESFTRGDCATHNVNALAAELARVRRRIRDGRLRDYVEGQARHEAWCTAAFRTLDGQYAYLEQRTPVVRDAELLSASEDTIRRVEIQRFAERVTTRYRNRFDRPLVLVPCSARKPYSESQSHGQFHGAIGFRAHLVSMTSPIGVVPQELELTYPAQHYDSVVTGRWSEDEKRFVVEVLRRYLDRNSYPKVVAHVPSEGYREICERVEDALDLDFEYTVVDHPTTEESLSNLAEALDGEMTYRKRTREHNTVRAIADYMFGDGAGDEVFEPGTIQTTARHPKLQVRDTDGEQLATMVPQYGVLAFTLAGARRWLESDAPTKTVEIDGFVPHGSVLAPGVVDASSEIRVGDEVVVTGPKAFGVGRAEMSGPEMRGSTRGIAVEVRHVEER, from the coding sequence ATGACCGACTACTTCGAGGTGCACGCGCGCGACGGGGCCGCGCGCATCGGCGAACTCCGCCTCTCGACCCCGCTCACGACGCCCGCCCTCGCCGACGAGGTCGTCGTCGACGCCGGCAGCCTCTGGAGCGAGGGCCGGACGGCGCCCGAGGGGAGCGACGAGGCGCTCACGGTGCTGCCACACCGCGCGTTCCCCGCCGGCACGCGGGCGGAGGTCCAGGAGTCGTTTGCCGTCCAGTACCCCGACGTCGACTTCCCGAGCGCCGCCGTCGTCACGGCTGAGACGGCGACCGACCACGGCGCGGACGCGTACGTCCTCGGCGACGCGACCGGCGTCGTCGGTCACGCCTCGGCGTTCGTCGACTCGATCCGGGCGGTCCGTGAGTCGACGCCGGCCGACACGGCGCTGTATCTCGCCGGCGTCGCCACGCCGGCGAACGTCGCCACGCTCGTCTTCGCGGGCGTGGATCTCGTCGACGGCAAACGCGCCCGCGTGAAGGGCCGACAGGGCCGGTATCTGGCGACCGACGGCGAGTACTTCCTCGAGGACCTCGACGAACTCCCCTGCGCCTGTCCGGCCTGTCAGGGGCCGCGAGAGAGCTTCACCCGCGGCGACTGTGCGACCCACAACGTCAACGCGCTCGCGGCGGAACTCGCGCGGGTCCGACGGCGGATCCGCGACGGGCGGCTCCGCGACTACGTCGAGGGGCAGGCCCGCCACGAGGCGTGGTGTACGGCCGCGTTCCGGACGCTCGACGGGCAGTACGCGTACCTCGAACAGCGGACCCCCGTCGTCCGCGACGCCGAACTCCTCTCGGCGAGCGAGGACACGATCCGGCGCGTCGAGATCCAGCGGTTCGCCGAGCGCGTCACGACGCGGTACCGAAACCGGTTCGACCGGCCGCTCGTGCTGGTGCCGTGTTCGGCCCGCAAGCCGTACAGCGAATCCCAGTCACACGGGCAGTTCCACGGCGCGATCGGCTTCCGCGCACACCTCGTCTCGATGACCTCCCCCATCGGCGTCGTCCCCCAGGAACTCGAACTCACCTACCCGGCCCAGCACTACGACTCGGTGGTGACGGGCCGGTGGAGCGAGGACGAAAAGCGGTTCGTCGTCGAGGTGCTGCGACGGTATCTCGACCGGAACTCGTACCCGAAGGTCGTCGCGCACGTCCCGAGCGAGGGCTACCGCGAGATCTGCGAGCGCGTGGAAGACGCGCTGGATCTCGACTTCGAGTACACGGTCGTCGACCACCCCACGACCGAGGAGTCGCTGTCGAACCTCGCCGAGGCGCTCGACGGCGAGATGACGTACCGAAAGCGGACGCGCGAGCACAACACGGTGCGCGCGATCGCCGACTACATGTTCGGCGACGGCGCTGGCGACGAGGTGTTCGAGCCGGGGACGATCCAGACGACGGCGCGCCACCCCAAACTCCAGGTCCGCGACACCGACGGCGAGCAACTGGCGACGATGGTCCCGCAGTACGGCGTGCTCGCCTTTACGCTCGCCGGAGCGCGGCGCTGGCTGGAGAGCGACGCGCCGACGAAGACCGTCGAGATCGACGGCTTCGTCCCCCACGGGTCGGTGCTCGCGCCGGGCGTCGTCGATGCCTCCTCGGAGATCCGCGTCGGCGACGAGGTCGTCGTCACGGGGCCGAAGGCGTTCGGCGTGGGCCGCGCCGAGATGTCGGGTCCCGAGATGCGGGGGTCGACCCGCGGGATCGCCGTCGAGGTCCGGCACGTCGAAGAACGGTAG
- the eif1A gene encoding translation initiation factor eIF-1A codes for MSEEREQKNLRMPNSDELFAVVTEHNGGNHVRVRCEDGKNRMGRIPGRMKYRTWINEGDVVLVEPWDWQDEKANIEWRYTGQDADQLRREGHID; via the coding sequence ATGAGTGAAGAACGAGAACAGAAGAACTTGCGAATGCCGAACAGCGACGAGCTGTTCGCGGTAGTCACAGAACACAACGGTGGAAACCACGTCCGTGTCCGGTGTGAGGACGGCAAGAACCGGATGGGCCGCATCCCCGGCCGGATGAAGTACCGCACCTGGATCAACGAGGGCGACGTCGTCCTCGTCGAACCGTGGGACTGGCAGGACGAGAAGGCCAACATCGAGTGGCGCTACACGGGCCAGGACGCCGACCAGCTCCGCCGCGAAGGCCACATCGACTGA
- a CDS encoding carboxymuconolactone decarboxylase family protein, with product MSYTENLSEFKRTMGELIEEAPELEQFAGFIHSAESTDVIDNKTKELMSLAIAVAVRCEHCILWHTDAALEAGASHEEVVDTLKIAVVMGGGPAMTYAVDAYETLRALEAERGE from the coding sequence ATGTCCTACACAGAGAACCTCTCGGAGTTCAAACGGACGATGGGAGAGCTGATCGAAGAGGCGCCGGAGTTAGAACAGTTCGCGGGCTTCATCCACTCCGCGGAGTCGACAGACGTCATCGACAACAAGACGAAAGAACTGATGTCGCTCGCCATCGCGGTCGCCGTCCGGTGTGAACACTGCATCCTCTGGCACACCGACGCCGCGCTCGAGGCCGGCGCGAGCCACGAGGAGGTGGTCGACACACTGAAGATCGCCGTCGTCATGGGCGGTGGACCCGCGATGACGTACGCGGTCGACGCCTACGAGACGCTCAGGGCGCTCGAAGCCGAGCGTGGCGAGTAA